The Amycolatopsis umgeniensis DNA segment TCGGAATCCTCCAGCTTCACGCCGAGCTGCTCCCAGGCCATCGTCGAGCCGGGCTTCCAGTCCGAAGTGAACTCGCAGCCCCAGTACTGCTTGGTGAAGACCGGATCGGTCAACGCCTTCCAGAGGCGCTCGGGTGTCGTCCTGATGTAGCTGGTGTAGACGAATTCGGTGGTACCCATGGGTTCTTGCTCCAATGCCAGCTTGAGGTCGGCGAGTGCGTCGACCCGGCCTCGGTGATACCGGTCGATCCAGCGCTCGGCGATCGCGTTGATCGGCTCCGCGTTCACGTAATGCAGCTTCTCGCGGCCACGCCACACCGTGGTCACCAGATTGGCCGCCTCCAGCACGGCCAGATGCTTGCTGACCGACTGCCGCGCCATGTCCAGCCCCGCGCACAACTCGCGCAGGGTCTGGCCGTTGCGGGCGTTCAGGTCGTCGAGCAACCGGCGACGGCTGGGGTCGGCCAGCGCCTTGAACACGTCGTCCATTTCGGTCTCCCTGATATGCAGCCTCACGGCTGCCTTTACAGGTTAGGCAGCCAGAAGGCTGCATGTCAAGGAACGACCGCACGACGAAGGAGCCGGGACGGGGAACGTCCCGGCTCCTTCATCGGCCAAGTTCTCGCCGCCGACACTCAGACCGGGATGTCCCCCGGCGTACCCCACTGGGTGGTGAACAGGTTGAGGCCGTACCAGACGCCGTTCGCCGG contains these protein-coding regions:
- a CDS encoding ArsR/SmtB family transcription factor, which gives rise to MDDVFKALADPSRRRLLDDLNARNGQTLRELCAGLDMARQSVSKHLAVLEAANLVTTVWRGREKLHYVNAEPINAIAERWIDRYHRGRVDALADLKLALEQEPMGTTEFVYTSYIRTTPERLWKALTDPVFTKQYWGCEFTSDWKPGSTMAWEQLGVKLEDSEQVVLESDPYRRLSYTWHTFTPEFAKSVGLDDDVSAKLQAESRSKVTFDLEPVGDTVKLTVVHDGFDEGSTALEMVKGGWPSILSSLKTLLETGAPLPEPA